Below is a genomic region from Lutra lutra chromosome 18, mLutLut1.2, whole genome shotgun sequence.
CGGCAGTGTCGGGCGGCCTGGCCGGCAGCTCCACGCCCGCACCGGCCCGAGCCGGgccgggggtggggcaggggcgcGGCGCGCTCACACCGCCTGCAGGCTGCGCTCGTGCCCGTCCAGCCGCACCTTGAGCTTGTGCAGCTCCTCGATCTCGCGGTTGTGCCGCTCGGTTTTGTGGCGCACCAGGGAGCGGTAGAAGTGGAGGGTGAAGACCACAAAGATGAGGCCCACGGGCACCATGATGATGGTGGACACGAGGGCGGCCTGCCAGCCCGTGTGGCCtccggggccgggcggggggccGGGCTGGCGGCGCGCGTCCACGGGCAGGAACTTGATCCAGCAGAGCAGCACGACCTCGGCCAGGAAGAGCAGGATGCCCAGCACGGTGGAGAAGCCCCAGGCCAGCTCGATGTAGGGGTGCATGCGCTCGTGCGGGGACTCGCTGATGGAGTTCAGGTTGTGGATGTTGCTCACGGCCTCCACGTTGGGCAGGATGCACGTGCTGATGAGCAGGGCGAACAGGTGCACGGCCACCAGCACCGTGGTGCAGGCGCTGAAGGCGATGAGCAGCGGCCGCGGGTACTGGTACTGCGTCTCCAGCTGCACTTCCACCATGGCCACCTGCGAGGCAGAGCGGGGGTGCGGAGGGGGGCGCTGGGCCGGGGCGCGCAGGGCAGGGGGCGCCCGCCGCGCCCTTCGCACGCttcagcttctgttttctcaggcGCTAAAGGACCTCCTACCGAGGAAGGAGCTTGAAGGCACAGGGTGGGGAACGGCGGGGCTCACCCCCCTGGGGGCCTTCCTGGCACTGAACACGGGGTTCTCTGGGTACCGGGCTTTGAGCCAGGACAGAGGCCACACTCCTCGGGAACTCGTGGCTTGGCTTAGCCACCAAACAATGCTGTtttcaaacaataaaaaactgggacgcctggctcagtcggttgagcgtctgccttcgggtcaggtcatgatctcagggtcctgggatcgagccccatgtcgggctccctgctcagcggggagcctgcttctccctctcccactccccctgcttgtgctctctgtcaaataaaaaaataaaatctataaaatacctgtaaaaaaaaaccccactttcAAAGGGTAACAAGAGAAAGGTAGTACCGGGGACTCCTGGTGGCCCCTGGACTCAGAGCTACAAACCTGGACAGCCTCAGGTGGACAGCGGGTGTGTCAGGCAGTGGAGACCAGAGGCTCTAGGGAGAAGCCCGCATCTCCAAGGCCAGGAATGGTGACAGGAATGAGGGCGGAGGTgacaggggctgtggggagggggctgggctgggcaaaGAGCTGAATCATCACCCACAGTCGCAGGGAGACAAGGCCAACAGGTAAGGCCTGAAATGGATAAATCCAGAAACAAGAGTCTGGAACAGTCTGTTCAGAAAGGAGGGGCCTGCAGTCACTGCTGCGGTGGGGACGGGAGGCAGCTTAGAGCCTCAAGCGCTCCTTCGTTTGTAAACTGCCAGCATGTATTaactttgataaaataaaaaccgtttttgttatctttttttaaccaaaaaaatttttaagctcaCGCCCCTGAGATACAGGGTAACCCGCTCAACGGACTGCCAGCCAGGCGGCCCCAAAACgagttttaaacaaaagaaaaagggggacCTGGCTGGTGCAGTTGGCTGAGCgtctcttggttttagctcaggtggTGATGTCAGGGTCGTaaggtcgagccccacatccgggctCCACACTCAAGGGAGTCAGCTGcagattctccctctccgtctgctcccccccccaactcatgtgcgCATGTGCGCActctcaggaaggaaggaaggaaggaaggaaggaaggaaggaaaatcctCAGAGGGAACCAGAAGCCCCAGCCTACCTCTGTGGCAGTGGATGCCTATAGCCAGCAGGGCAGGACCTGCTCAGCCCAAGGCCTAAAGGGCATTCAAACCTCAGACTAGGAAACGGGCTCCAGCTTTGCTTCCCCCAGGGTGGAACCCAGTCCATGGAGAATGGCTCCCTCTGTGGCCCGGCACTGTGCACTTCCCCCAGGGGACGGTTTAGTCCAGGCCTGGCAAGGACTCTAGGGCTCACCAAGGGCCTTCTCTCCTGGGTACCCAGAAGTAAGAAACCAGACCAGTcatggaaagaggagggaaggcagaatGAAGCCGGAGGAAGGCTTTTCTACCCACTGTGTTTACTTCCTAGATCTAAGCCATCccgttttaaaaattttacaagaaAGATTTCACAACTTTTAGCAACTACCGCCTCCTAGAGTGAGTGACTCATCGTCTCAGCAGAGATGGAACATTTGGTAGGTAAAAAGAAGATACGGCAATCCTAGTGGACCACAGCTGAACAGAAACTCAGAAGTGGTCACTGCTCCATACAGACAGTTGTCACACCACATGAGTTGAGGGACGGTCTTTTCTCGGTGCCCCCTGTGGCCTGGGCAGGCTCTTGCTACCACAAAGGACATGCTCAACAAGAGGAGGTTGTAAACCACAGAGAGCACCGAGGTAAGAAACAATGATAAGTAAAAGGCCTATAGTAAGCAACCAGTTTTGTTCAGCCTTCAGGAGAGAAAGGGCCCAAAGGCCACTTTTCAATGTGTTTATGCAAAGATTTTATGAGGGGGCCTCGGATCACTGGTTCTGTGTGTTTGCAGAAGGATAAACATGAAGAAACAGGCTCACCGCGGGCAGAAGTGCTTTGCCGTTAGAACAGCTTTGCACTTCTAATTAGGGGATACAGAACACGAAGGGAGAGACCACCTAGCAAACTGCCTCTCCACTTGTGCTCGTCCCTGCCCCTCCGTGGGCCACGGTGTCTGCGGCTGACATGCTCTCTGCCcatctgtgtgtgtctgctttCTCCCGCACTCACCCACCCTCCGAATCCTGAGCTGGTCTACGCTAGTCCATTGGGTCGGCTGCTGCTGTCCCTACCGCTGGTCTTTGCACGCCCCCGTTTCTACTGCTTTCCACTTCCCCATTACGGCTGACTCTCGGGTGTGTATTAGGCTGTGGCAGCCTCCCTGAGAGGAACATTCTAGAAGGGAGGGTGAGGGCACGGTACAGCTCCTGAAATGTATCCCAGACTGCGTTAAGGGAGCACGTGCAGGGAGAGGAGACACTCTGTAAATGCTGAAGAAAGGAATTAGTACTGGCAAGGGTGACTGCCATCGCCAAGCTAGGGATGGATAGCACCCTGTGGGGTACATCCGGGCCCTCCCATACCTGTCTCTCTGTGGTCACTATTTTCATTCTAAGACCATTTCACACCCTGCTGGCTGCCACTCAGTCTCATACTAGTCCTCCAGAATCCACTCTTTGTTTTATAACCCAAGGAACAGGGCCCATTTCctgatctcattttatttatttatttatttaagactttattatttattttgagagagagagggaaagctcACACCTGAGagtggggaagggtcagagggagaagcaggctccctgctgagcagggagcccgatgcggggctcgatccccagactctgggatcatgacccgagccgaaggcagatacttaaccgactgagccactcacgtgcctccccaccccattttccaattttaaatgaGTAGTTTTGGAGGTTTCAGTGTGGGTGAGCCCTTTTGTGGGCTGGGAAAACAGTGGAGCTTCTCTAAGTCTGCAGATCCAAGGGTCTGGAAGGCCAGGGTTTAAGAAGACATTGAAGACAGGAAAGGACTTCTGAGACCCGGGTCCCCCACACAAAGGAAACCCGACGTACATGATACTCCCCACAGTTTGTTTTCCACAGTCCCAAAAATAATCCTAAGAGTGGGCCAGACAAAGGTAATGCAACCCTATAATTCCATGGTGGAGAAAACAAGCTCTCATTTTCATAGTGTTGTTTATACTTCTCACACGTGTCCCTTCAAAGGAACCTTGAGATAGCATTCTGTCTTTTGCTCGTTATGGAAACCACGGGAAGAAAATCACTCTAAACCAAGGTTGCGCCCCGTACGAGTGTACCCTTCTGAAGTTAGGTTAAGAATAAGTAAATCAATACCATGCAACACCGAAATGAAGCCTTGGCTTTAAACTACAGATCTAAATCCATACTTCTAGCCTCTAAGCTTGGTGGCCTCCACCACGCCCAGACCACACAGGCTCTTGGTTTTCCCAGGGTGGCCTGTACCAGCGAGAGAGCAGGCCCCTGCCACAGGACCGGCCACAGTGGCTCATTCTGATGGCTTATTTTCTGTA
It encodes:
- the ORAI2 gene encoding protein orai-2, which encodes MSAELNVPVDPSTPACSEPGHKGMDYRDWVRRSYLELVTSNHHSVQALSWRKLYLSRAKLKASSRTSALLSGFAMVAMVEVQLETQYQYPRPLLIAFSACTTVLVAVHLFALLISTCILPNVEAVSNIHNLNSISESPHERMHPYIELAWGFSTVLGILLFLAEVVLLCWIKFLPVDARRQPGPPPGPGGHTGWQAALVSTIIMVPVGLIFVVFTLHFYRSLVRHKTERHNREIEELHKLKVRLDGHERSLQAV